The following are encoded together in the Thunnus albacares chromosome 7, fThuAlb1.1, whole genome shotgun sequence genome:
- the LOC122985819 gene encoding zona pellucida sperm-binding protein 4-like, with amino-acid sequence MAMKLICGCLLALALLGCLTDAQYFQKPQQPQKPQPPQQPQKPQPRPQPIPLPAQKPQQPVPQPYPLPAQKPQQPVPQPYPLPAQKPQQPVPQPYPVPAQKPQQPIVPSETFHTCEVEEHYKIQCGSHNIGASECEAINCCFDGRMCYYGKSVTLQCTKDAQFIVVVARDATLPNIDLESVTFLGNDQNCNPVGTTSAFAIYQFPVTACGTVMTEEPGVVIYENRMSSLYEVAIGPYGAITRDSHFELLCQCRYTGTSVEAVVVEVGLVPPPPPVAAPGPLRVELRLANGQCHAKGCVEEEVAYSSFYLDSDYPVIKVLRDPVYVEVRILERTDPNLVLTLGRCWATADPYPHSLPQWDLLIDGCPYRDDRYLTSLVPVGASSGLMYPTHHRRFIFKMFTFVATGPANPGKGGATYPGKGGASYPGKGGAADPEAMTPLKEKIYIHCDAAVCQPSLGNTCEPRCFRKRRDIAASAKGGNRAETTLVSSQELVIVGPDTEIE; translated from the exons ATGGCAATGAAGTTGATTTGTGGTTGTCTTCTGGCACTTGCCCTGCTTGGCTGTCTGACTGATGCTCAATATTTCCAGAAGCCCCAGCAGCCCCAGAAGCCTCAGCCACCTCAGCAGCCCCAGAAGCCTCAGCCTCGGCCTCAGCCTATTCCTCTGCCGGCCCAGAAGCCCCAACAGCCTGTTCCTCAGCCGTATCCTCTGCCGGCCCAGAAGCCCCAACAGCCTGTTCCTCAGCCGTATCCTCTGCCGGCCCAGAAGCCCCAACAGCCTGTTCCTCAGCCGTATCCTGTGCCGGCCCAGAAGCCCCAACAGCCTATAGTGCCTTCAGAAACATTTCACACTTGTGAAGTAGAAGAGCATTACAAGATTCAGTGTGGCTCTCACAACATCGGTGCTTCAGAATGTGAGGCTATAAATTGCTGCTTTGATGGACGCATGTGCTACTATGGCAAATCTG tgaCTCTTCAGTGTACCAAGGACGCCCAGTTCATTGTGGTGGTGGCCAGAGATGCCACTCTACCTAACATTGACTTGGAGTCAGTTACTTTCCTTGGAAATGATCAAAACTGCAACCCTGTTGGCACCACTTCAGCTTTTGCCATCTACCAATTTCCTGTCACCGCCTGCGGCACTGTCATGACG GAGGAGCCTGGTGTTGTAATCTACGAGAACAGGATGTCCTCCTTATATGAAGTTGCAATTGGACCATATGGCGCCATTACCAGGGATAGCCACTTTGA actTCTTTGCCAGTGTAGATATACTGGCACCTCAGTTGAGGCTGTGGTCGTTGAGGTTGGCCTGGTTCCTCCACCACCCCCAGTTGCAGCTCCTGGACCCCTTCGTGTGGAGCTCAGGCTGGCCAATGGACAGTGTCATGCCAAGGGTTGTGTCGAAG AGGAGGTGGCCTACAGCTCCTTTTACCTGGATTCTGATTACCCTGTCATAAAGGTGCTCAGGGATCCTGTGTACGTTGAGGTCCGAATCCTGGAGAGGACTGATCCCAACCTTGTCTTGACTCTTGGAAGATGCTGGGCAACTGCTGACCCCTACCCCCACAGTCTTCCTCAGTGGGACTTGCTGATTGATGG CTGCCCCTACCGAGATGATCGCTACTTGACATCCCTGGTTCCTGTGGGTGCCTCATCAGGACTCATGTACCCAACCCACCACAGGCGTTTCATTTTCAAGATGTTCACTTTTGTAGCTACTGGACCTGCCAATCCCGGCAAGGGAGGAGCTACCTATCCTGGCAAGGGAGGAGCTTCCTATCCCGGCAAGGGAGGAGCTGCAGATCCAGAGGCCATGACTCCTCTCAAGGAAAAG ATATATATCCACTGCGACGCAGCTGTGTGCCAGCCCTCTCTTGGAAATACTTGCGAACCTAGGTGCTTCAGAAAGA GGAGAGATATTGCTGCTTCTGCCAAGGGAGGCAACAGAGCCGAGACCACTCTGGTTAGCAGTCAGGAGCTTGTCATCGTTGGCCCAGACACGGAAATTGAGTAA
- the LOC122985841 gene encoding zona pellucida sperm-binding protein 3-like → MVMKWTAVCLVALALSGSFCDAQWSGYQKPAEPVKQESKHPPQQSKQSFEKPLTWVYPELPKVDPVPEVPFELRHPVPAATVAVECREKIAHVEVKKDMFGIGQFINPADLTLGACAATAEDTAAQVLIFEAELHDCGSLLMMTEDALIYTFTLNYNPQPLGGAPVVRTNKAAVIVECHYPRKHNVSSLPLDPLWIPFSAVKVAEEFLYFTLTLMTDDWLYQRPSYQYFLGDIINIEATVKQYFHVPLRVYVDNCVATLAPDMNSSPRYAFIENHGCLLDARITGSDSKFMARTAENKLQFQLEAFRFQGAESGLLYITCHLKATSAAYAIDSEHRACSYISGWKEASGADGACGSCETSGLATPGKWGAGGGSSGISSGTSTGSWGAGGGSSGTGTGSWVTGVGSTSPANPGRKIRQVSESEIVEWEGDVTLGPIPIEEKVVQEKA, encoded by the exons ATGGTGATGAAGTGGACTGCTGTGTGCCTTGTGGCGCTGGCCTTGTCTGGCAGCTTCTGTGATGCTCAGTGGTCTGGATACCAGAAGCCAGCAGAACCTGTGAAACAGGAATCCAAACACCCGCCTCAACAGTCCAAGCAGTCATTTGAGAAACCACTCACCTGGGTGTACCCTGAACTTCCCAAGGTTGACCCCGTACCTGAGGTGCCTTTTGAGCTGAGGCATCCCGTTCCTGCTGCAACTGTTGCTGTCGAGTGCAGGGAGAAGATTGCCCATGTGGAAGTCAAGAAGGACATGTTTGGAATAGGCCAGTTCATCAATCCTGCCGACCTTACCCTAGGAGCCTGTGCCGCTACCGCAGAGGACACTGCTGCTCAAGTATTGATTTTTGAAGCTGAACTGCATGATTGTGGCAGCTTATTGATG ATGACAGAAGATGCCCTCATCTATACCTTCACTCTGAACTATAATCCCCAACCTTTGGGCGGTGCTCCTGTGGTGAGGACCAACAAAGCTGCTGTAATTGTGGAATGCCACTACCCAAG GAAGCACAACGTGAGCAGCTTACCTCTTGACCCCCTCTGGATCCCATTCTCTGCGGTTAAGGTCGCAGAGGAGTTCCTATATTTCACCCTGACACTCATGACTg ATGACTGGCTATATCAGAGGCCAAGCTACCAGTATTTCCTGGGAGACATCATTAATATTGAGGCTACCGTCAAGCAGTATTTCCATGTGCCCCTCCGTGTTTATGTGGACAACTGTGTAGCTACCCTGGCACCTGACATGAACTCCAGCCCCAGATATGCCTTCATTGAGAACCATGG GTGTTTACTTGATGCTAGGATCACAGGCTCTGACTCTAAGTTCATGGCTCGTACTGCAGAGAACAAGCTTCAGTTCCAGTTGGAGGCCTTCAGGTTCCAGGGTGCTGAGAGTGGACTG CTCTACATTACCTGCCACTTGAAAGCAACTTCTGCCGCCTATGCCATTGATAGTGAACACAGAGCTTGTTCCTACATTAgtgg ATGGAAGGAGGCCAGTGGAGCTGACGGAGCTTGTGGTTCCTGTGAAACATCTGGCCTTGCCACACCTGGTAAATGGGGCGCTGGTGGTGGATCATCTGGCATTTCATCTGGTACCTCAACTGGTAGCTGGGGCGCTGGCGGTGGATCATCTGGCACTGGAACTGGTAGCTGGGTCACTGGTGTTGGATCAACCTCTCCGGCCAATCCTGGAAGGAAGATCCGTCAAGTGTCCGAAAGTGAAA ttGTCGAATGGGAAGGTGATGTCACCCTGGGACCCATCCCCATTGAAGAGAAGGTGGTCCAAGAGAAGGCTTAA